One window of the Rhodococcus sovatensis genome contains the following:
- a CDS encoding DUF4062 domain-containing protein, with protein sequence MNHEPLLMDLRSASLPASDADVRAWASGRRVFVSSLITDMPNERAAVRAAIEDVGATPVMFEEELGAQDISAEQAYLAGVRSSAIYVGMWGPRYGVRMADGFSATHAEFLESERHGLRLCLFVQEGGDMDGHQRDLVQSARNLYTTSAWSEPDDLRKRVHRRLQDLAAEELAPWVRVGRAVFRSREITNDGRTVTIDASVHSDAVHSELVRLRDSRAGEIPLAIPGYALTTRVDTLSTRTVSTIGHHENLALTIQENRGSTMRGMTVNGIPAAEISRRALSDGLFGTALLSEQTHFFVQTPVDPLGPLRGSALDDAVLRPVARLLFEERLIRDQIASRVSFFAFGPSHQGARRLRASWTPPAVYGNEPEPGSVDIDGITTDL encoded by the coding sequence CAGCGTCGTTGCCTGCCTCAGACGCAGATGTCCGCGCGTGGGCGAGCGGCAGACGTGTGTTCGTCTCGAGCCTCATTACCGACATGCCAAACGAACGCGCAGCTGTACGAGCGGCCATCGAGGATGTTGGCGCGACACCGGTGATGTTCGAGGAGGAGCTCGGAGCCCAAGACATCTCCGCCGAACAGGCCTATCTCGCTGGGGTACGCAGTTCTGCGATCTATGTCGGCATGTGGGGCCCCCGCTACGGCGTCAGGATGGCCGACGGGTTCTCAGCAACACACGCCGAATTCCTCGAATCTGAGCGTCACGGACTGAGGCTATGCCTCTTCGTGCAAGAGGGCGGTGACATGGACGGGCATCAACGCGATCTCGTCCAAAGTGCCCGCAATCTGTACACCACTAGTGCGTGGTCTGAACCCGACGACCTTCGCAAACGCGTCCATCGGCGGCTGCAGGACCTTGCGGCAGAAGAACTCGCACCGTGGGTGCGAGTGGGACGGGCAGTCTTCAGATCCCGCGAGATCACCAACGACGGCAGGACTGTCACCATCGATGCCTCGGTACACAGCGACGCCGTTCATTCCGAGCTCGTTCGCCTTCGCGACAGTCGAGCCGGGGAAATCCCCTTGGCGATCCCCGGTTATGCCCTGACGACTCGAGTCGATACCCTGTCGACCCGTACCGTCTCAACCATCGGCCACCACGAGAACCTGGCACTCACCATCCAGGAGAATCGCGGATCAACAATGCGCGGGATGACTGTCAATGGGATCCCCGCTGCCGAGATTAGTCGACGCGCGTTGTCCGACGGTTTGTTCGGCACAGCACTGCTATCCGAGCAGACGCACTTCTTCGTTCAAACCCCCGTCGACCCGCTGGGCCCGCTTCGCGGGTCGGCACTCGACGACGCGGTGCTCCGCCCAGTAGCACGACTGCTGTTCGAGGAGCGACTCATCCGCGACCAAATCGCATCCCGCGTCTCGTTCTTCGCCTTCGGCCCATCGCACCAGGGCGCGCGGCGACTACGAGCCTCCTGGACACCGCCCGCGGTGTATGGCAACGAACCAGAACCCGGCTCGGTGGACATAGACGGCATCACGACCGATCTCTGA
- a CDS encoding restriction endonuclease → MSLIEWTRLPGETVEDAVAMLLCSENFEATQVRPGRGDGGIDVFVPTAPNFSGRDVYQVKRYAENLNSSQQRKIRRSLNQVVETAKKQGWTITSWWLVLPLNPTPGNIAWFAKMTKELPFKTHWVGLNRIEFLAASHPQVVDYYLRDGRARLQEQTDRLVGLLSGRHDRSKGDPMAPIDIIDDVRDVYRLINQYDPFYRYELSLTAEPPSQSIAESSPPGLVAVAGYGSNDGWVNVSIIARSLAATIEKPVTGHFTVSIQGDDSALSDFRKFVEYGTPVALPAGFAKVKLDLPGGLGGHEMDGLLRLSPATSGLENVTERELIIAMLTPESRPLAELELSLMEVTEGIEGGRRTVWIDSPGFVEIEMLSKKYPEITLNFKISVDVGGKRPDDIVSSLEFLANLHGSNIMGLAQAFGPRKFTVGTIDSEREQDPDFSRFAKLAKAIRSLQKHTSDRLLFPRVFTGEQALAILEADRIMSGESVTATWSGFKVDRDPSSDPSEWVKFEVGDEAELRLIRDINFELDGQTYVVGKQAALMRGVVSEVTAESVRFEPLDKEDQATLVRFDGEADTGRVHSRRVDEK, encoded by the coding sequence ATGTCGTTGATCGAGTGGACACGATTGCCGGGTGAAACGGTGGAGGACGCCGTCGCGATGCTTCTGTGTAGTGAAAACTTCGAAGCTACCCAGGTACGACCAGGACGCGGTGACGGTGGCATCGATGTCTTCGTGCCAACCGCGCCAAATTTCTCGGGTCGTGATGTATACCAAGTTAAACGGTACGCAGAGAATTTAAACAGCAGTCAACAGCGCAAAATTCGCCGGTCGCTGAATCAGGTTGTGGAAACAGCAAAGAAGCAAGGCTGGACAATTACGTCGTGGTGGTTGGTTCTACCTTTGAATCCCACGCCGGGGAATATTGCATGGTTTGCAAAGATGACGAAAGAGCTCCCGTTTAAAACTCACTGGGTAGGCCTTAATCGCATCGAGTTTTTGGCAGCGTCACATCCTCAGGTGGTTGATTATTACTTGCGTGACGGACGCGCGCGCCTGCAGGAGCAGACGGATCGTCTTGTTGGCCTACTTTCTGGACGGCACGATCGAAGCAAGGGCGACCCGATGGCCCCCATCGACATCATCGACGACGTTAGAGATGTGTATCGCCTAATCAACCAATATGACCCGTTCTATCGATACGAGCTTTCGCTCACCGCCGAGCCTCCAAGTCAATCCATTGCAGAATCATCTCCGCCAGGCTTAGTTGCGGTAGCGGGATATGGTTCAAACGATGGGTGGGTTAATGTCAGCATAATCGCTAGATCGCTCGCAGCGACAATCGAAAAGCCGGTGACGGGACATTTTACCGTTTCCATACAAGGTGACGATTCCGCGCTTTCCGATTTCCGCAAGTTTGTCGAATACGGAACTCCAGTCGCTTTGCCAGCCGGATTCGCTAAGGTGAAATTGGATCTCCCTGGAGGACTCGGCGGTCACGAGATGGATGGATTATTAAGGCTCTCCCCGGCGACCTCGGGGCTTGAGAACGTGACCGAGCGAGAATTGATCATCGCGATGTTGACTCCCGAAAGTAGACCTCTTGCAGAACTGGAACTAAGCCTAATGGAAGTTACTGAAGGCATAGAGGGTGGTCGGCGAACAGTATGGATCGATTCTCCAGGATTCGTGGAGATTGAAATGCTCTCTAAGAAATATCCTGAAATAACGCTGAACTTCAAAATTTCTGTGGATGTGGGCGGTAAGCGCCCTGACGATATAGTAAGCAGTCTGGAGTTTCTCGCAAATTTGCACGGGTCCAATATCATGGGTCTAGCCCAGGCGTTTGGTCCGCGCAAATTTACTGTTGGAACTATTGACAGTGAACGGGAGCAAGACCCGGACTTCTCTAGATTCGCCAAGCTAGCTAAGGCCATTCGCTCGTTGCAAAAACACACTTCGGATCGCCTGCTGTTCCCCAGAGTATTCACCGGGGAACAGGCGTTAGCCATATTGGAAGCCGACAGGATCATGTCTGGCGAATCGGTAACAGCGACGTGGTCAGGTTTTAAAGTGGACCGAGATCCAAGCTCGGATCCTTCCGAGTGGGTGAAATTTGAGGTGGGTGATGAAGCCGAACTGCGACTGATTCGTGATATCAACTTTGAGTTGGACGGCCAGACATACGTAGTTGGAAAGCAGGCAGCTCTAATGAGAGGTGTGGTTTCAGAAGTGACTGCGGAGTCTGTTCGCTTCGAACCGTTAGACAAGGAAGATCAAGCAACCTTGGTGCGCTTCGATGGTGAAGCAGATACGGGGCGGGTCCATTCACGGCGGGTGGACGAGAAGTGA